CCTTTGGAGAACGCTTTGCAGCATGAGACATATTCAAATGCTATTAGCACTTATTAGCAAAACCACAGATACACACATACTCTCTCGCCTAATAATAAAACCATTAAAATCTCGATAGACTTCTCAAAATTTAGATATTTTTGATAAGAATAGATTCGCAATAGCTTACAAGCTATAACTGAATCAGCTCTACTTTATGAAGTAGCCAAAAAAATAATGAACACCGTCAAAACATATCAAAAAGTAAACTCTCAAAAAGAAAGCGTAAGCTTTTCAATATCTAAGATGGAGGATATTTACACCAAACGAAATGGAAAAGCGGACGAACCACACAGGCACCACTTCTATACGGTTTTGATAATTAATAAAGCCATAGGACTTCATAAAATTGACTTCAACACATACAACTTAGCAAGCAAACAAATCTTCTTTGTTGCTCCTGGTCAAGTACACCAAGTAATAGAGACTGAAAAATCTTTGGGTTTTGCTATGACTTTTTCTAATCAGTTTTTGGTGGAAAACTCTATTCCATTATCCTTTATTGCTAGTTTGAATCTTTTTCAAAATTATGGACAAACTCCACCCTTATTACCAAATCAAGATCAGTTTAACACCATAGAAAACTTCAGTAATCAAATCTTTACATTATTTAGAAGTGATGCTAAAATGAAGGACTTATCCATTGGTGCATTTCTGAAACTCTTGCTAATAGAGTGTAATAACATTTGTGCTATGAATCCTATTGAATCTGATGTTGATACTTCTGGTGATAATCTCATTAGAGCTTTCAAAAGTTTGGTAGATGATAACTACAAAAAAGAACATTCTACCAGCTACTACGCAACTAAGCTTCATATTACGCCTGACCATTTAAACCGAACAGTAAAATCTAAAATAGGTAAAACAGCTAAAGAGTATATTCAATCAAGAATAATTACAGAAGCTAAAAGATTGCTCTATTTTACTGATTCCTCAAGTAAAGAAATTGGCTATGAATTAGGCTATAATGAACCTGCCAATTTTAGTGCATTCTTCAAAAAACACACCCTATTATCTCCTTCAAACTTCAAGAAAAACGAGATTCAGTCCTAATATCGGATTTTCATAAGTTTACGCCCATTTTTCATATTCCACAGTCTCCCCGACTGTCCAATCTTTGCATTATAATTAAAAGCAAAAGAAATGGATCATAAAGAGTTTGTTAAAAATGCATTATTGACAGAAGTCCTTGGTGCCGTTGCAACAGAAATACTTACAGCCGAAAATAGCAAAGGCTACCTAAGATACATTAACGGAGCAAGCAAGATTTAATCATTTACCCAATAAAAACATAAACACTAATGAACACAGTAACTCACAAAGCAGATACAAGAGGAAAAGCAAATCATGGTTGGTTAAACTCAAACCACACTTTCAGTTTTGCAAATTATCATAACCCAGAAAGAATGAACTTCGGTGTACTTCGTGTCTTAAATGACGACCGAGTGCAAGGAGGTATGGGGTTTGGAACGCATCCACACGATAATATGGAAATCATTTCTATTCCTCTAGAAGGCGATTTAGAACACAAAGACAGTATTGGAAATATCAAGGTAATTAAAGAAGGTGATGTACAAGTAATGAGTGCCGGAACGGGCGTTACCCACTCTGAATACAATAAAAACAAAGACAAGGAAGTCAAATTCCTTCAAATTTGGATATTCCCTAAAGTGAAGAATCTAAAGCCACGATACGACCAAGTTTCTATCAGAGATATAAAAAAAGATAATGAATTTTACCAAGTACTTTCACCTAATCAAGACGACCAAGGTGTTTGGATAAATCAAGATGCATGGTTTCATATAGGAGAATTTACTAAAGGAAATCAAGACACTTATAAAATCAAAAAACAAGGTAATGGTGTTTACGCTTTTATCCTTGAAGGAGAGGTGGAGATTAACAATGAAAAACTTTCTAAAAGAGACGGCATGGGTATTCAGGATACTAATTCTATAACCGTAAAAGCGACCAAAAATGCTCGTATTCTTTTGATGGAAGTTCCAATGACCAGGTAGGAATATATCCTTTCTGGAGAAATATAAAAGAAACTAAAATGACCAAAAATAGATTAGAAGCCTTTAGTGATGGCGTGTTGGCCATAGTTATTACAATTATGGTTCTTGAACTAAAAGTACCTGAAGAACCCACTTTTGAATCTTTGTTAAAAGGGCTTCCCTTGTTTTTAAGCTATATAATAAGCTTTATATACATAGGCATTTATTGGAATAACCACCATCATCTTTTTCACATCACCCAAAAGGTAAATGGTAAAATTCTTTGGTCTAATCTCCATCTTTTGTTTTGGCTGTCGCTTATTCCGTTCACCACAGCTTGGTTAGGCGAAAGCTATTCACATAGTGCTCCTGTTTCTGCTTACGGTTTTGTCCTGTTAATGAGTTCTATAGCCTATAATATATTGCAACATAATATTCTCAAAAATCATGATGAAAAATTTATTTTGCGAAATGCCATAGGTAAAGACTTTAAGGGCAAAGCATCAATTTTGCTAAATATAATAGGTGTTGGAGTCTCCTTTATAAACACCTACATAGCTATTGCTGCTTTTGTTATTGTAGCAGCTTGGTGGTTGGTGCCAGAACAGAGAATTGAAAAGATAAGTGAATAGGAATACTAAGAGCATTTAAAATAGTTTGGATTTGACAACGCTAAATTTAAGCACCGCTCTGTGAGAGGCTTTAACCTTATAGAGCGGTGTTTTTCGGTTTTCTGGTTTAAAGCGTATTGGCCAAAAGAACGGACAAAACCTACTAAGCATTCTATCTCAAACCCATATCAAACATAAGCTAAATATCACTTCCATCAAGGAACAAAATATATTCAAATACTATTAGAACTTAGCAGTATACACACATACTTTCTCTGTCAATAATAAAACCCTTAAAAGCTAAACAGACTTTCTGAAAAATTTAGATATTTTTGATGACAGCTTGAGTGGCAATTAAAACTACTAAAAGTTGCTATAACGTCTACTTTAATGTGGCAGGGAACCAGCAGCATAATGGATAGATAAAAGAATAATTAAAAGCGATGACAAAAAAACTTTCCTCCTACTGCTTCCTTCTACTTGCATTTCTGACAATATTTAGCTGTAGCAGTCCTGATAAGGACATA
This sequence is a window from Arcticibacterium luteifluviistationis. Protein-coding genes within it:
- a CDS encoding pirin family protein, whose protein sequence is MNTVTHKADTRGKANHGWLNSNHTFSFANYHNPERMNFGVLRVLNDDRVQGGMGFGTHPHDNMEIISIPLEGDLEHKDSIGNIKVIKEGDVQVMSAGTGVTHSEYNKNKDKEVKFLQIWIFPKVKNLKPRYDQVSIRDIKKDNEFYQVLSPNQDDQGVWINQDAWFHIGEFTKGNQDTYKIKKQGNGVYAFILEGEVEINNEKLSKRDGMGIQDTNSITVKATKNARILLMEVPMTR
- a CDS encoding TMEM175 family protein, which translates into the protein MTKNRLEAFSDGVLAIVITIMVLELKVPEEPTFESLLKGLPLFLSYIISFIYIGIYWNNHHHLFHITQKVNGKILWSNLHLLFWLSLIPFTTAWLGESYSHSAPVSAYGFVLLMSSIAYNILQHNILKNHDEKFILRNAIGKDFKGKASILLNIIGVGVSFINTYIAIAAFVIVAAWWLVPEQRIEKISE
- a CDS encoding AraC family transcriptional regulator; this encodes MNTVKTYQKVNSQKESVSFSISKMEDIYTKRNGKADEPHRHHFYTVLIINKAIGLHKIDFNTYNLASKQIFFVAPGQVHQVIETEKSLGFAMTFSNQFLVENSIPLSFIASLNLFQNYGQTPPLLPNQDQFNTIENFSNQIFTLFRSDAKMKDLSIGAFLKLLLIECNNICAMNPIESDVDTSGDNLIRAFKSLVDDNYKKEHSTSYYATKLHITPDHLNRTVKSKIGKTAKEYIQSRIITEAKRLLYFTDSSSKEIGYELGYNEPANFSAFFKKHTLLSPSNFKKNEIQS